A single Mangrovimonas sp. YM274 DNA region contains:
- a CDS encoding acyl-CoA thioesterase, with translation MEAKTPSSTKTVMTDLVLPSETNPLNNLFGGELLARMDRAASISARRHSRRIVVTASVNHVAFNRAIPLGSVVTVEANVSRAFKSSMEVFIDVWIEDRESGERTKANEAIYTFVAVDETGRPVKVPQVTPESDLEKERYAAALRRKQLSLVLAGKMKPKEATELKALFEE, from the coding sequence ATGGAAGCAAAAACACCAAGCTCGACAAAAACCGTAATGACAGACCTCGTATTACCGAGCGAAACCAATCCTTTAAACAATCTCTTTGGAGGTGAATTATTGGCTAGAATGGACCGTGCTGCAAGTATTTCTGCAAGACGTCATTCCAGAAGAATTGTAGTTACAGCTTCTGTAAACCATGTAGCTTTTAATAGAGCCATTCCTCTAGGAAGTGTTGTAACAGTTGAAGCTAATGTATCCAGAGCCTTTAAAAGCTCCATGGAGGTATTTATAGACGTTTGGATTGAAGACCGCGAATCTGGTGAGCGCACTAAGGCCAATGAAGCGATTTACACCTTTGTGGCTGTAGACGAAACTGGAAGACCCGTAAAAGTACCTCAAGTAACCCCAGAATCTGATCTTGAAAAAGAACGCTATGCCGCCGCTCTTCGCCGAAAGCAACTTAGCCTGGTGCTAGCAGGAAAAATGAAACCAAAGGAAGCTACAGAACTGAAAGCCCTTTTTGAGGAATAA
- a CDS encoding murein hydrolase activator EnvC has protein sequence MRQTKATYIIFIICVFMGSVFAQAQSDKQKQLEARRLQLKKEMEQLNSLLFANKKKEKNVITLVEDLNYKVSVRKNLIKVTNDQANLLTRDINNNQKQISDLRDQLKELKEQYAAMIVKSYKNKSQLSRVMFLMSSTNFKQAYKRLQYIKQYSDYQKQQGEEIKAKTAKLQKLNTELLKQKEDKQKLVEENRIAKRELEAELKEHEVLMASIRSNMTKYNAQLKQKQKESDRIDKEIDRLIKEAIAASNKKAGKSKNSSAFALTPEAKALAATFEANKGKLPWPVVRGIVKMRFGKQPSAIDKTVTVNSKGVRIATEKGAKVRAVFDGEVSQIIAIPNANPVIIVRHGNYMTVYRNLSKIYVNKGDKVTAKQDLGEVFTNNSTGETLLYFRVYKDAKLENPAHWINKL, from the coding sequence ATGAGGCAAACTAAGGCAACTTACATAATTTTTATCATTTGTGTATTTATGGGCAGTGTATTTGCCCAGGCCCAAAGTGATAAACAAAAGCAATTGGAGGCAAGGCGTCTGCAGCTTAAAAAGGAAATGGAACAGCTTAATAGCTTACTGTTTGCCAATAAAAAGAAGGAAAAGAATGTAATTACTTTAGTAGAGGATTTAAACTACAAGGTAAGCGTGCGTAAAAATTTGATTAAAGTTACAAATGACCAAGCCAATTTATTGACGCGAGATATTAATAATAATCAAAAGCAAATTTCCGATTTACGAGACCAGCTGAAAGAGCTGAAGGAGCAATATGCTGCCATGATTGTAAAGTCCTATAAAAATAAATCGCAATTAAGCCGTGTCATGTTTTTAATGTCGTCTACCAATTTTAAACAGGCATATAAGCGCTTACAGTACATAAAGCAATACAGCGATTACCAAAAGCAGCAAGGAGAAGAAATAAAGGCTAAAACGGCAAAACTTCAAAAATTAAATACCGAATTGCTAAAGCAGAAAGAGGACAAGCAAAAGTTGGTAGAGGAGAATAGAATAGCCAAAAGGGAATTAGAGGCAGAATTAAAGGAACATGAAGTGTTAATGGCGTCCATACGAAGCAATATGACTAAGTACAATGCGCAATTAAAGCAGAAGCAAAAGGAGTCTGACAGAATAGACAAAGAGATCGACCGTTTGATTAAGGAGGCCATTGCTGCTTCTAATAAAAAGGCGGGGAAATCAAAGAACTCATCTGCATTTGCATTGACTCCAGAAGCGAAAGCTTTGGCGGCCACTTTTGAAGCTAACAAAGGTAAGCTTCCATGGCCTGTAGTACGTGGTATTGTTAAAATGCGCTTTGGTAAGCAGCCGTCAGCTATTGATAAAACGGTGACCGTTAATAGTAAAGGTGTTAGAATTGCTACCGAAAAGGGTGCAAAAGTGAGGGCTGTTTTTGATGGAGAGGTATCCCAAATCATCGCAATTCCAAATGCTAACCCTGTAATAATTGTTAGGCATGGTAATTATATGACAGTTTATAGAAACCTTTCCAAAATATATGTGAATAAAGGAGATAAGGTGACCGCAAAACAAGATTTAGGCGAAGTGTTTACAAATAATTCTACGGGCGAAACACTGCTGTATTTTAGAGTGTATAAAGATGCCAAATTAGAAAACCCAGCACATTGGATCAATAAACTGTAG
- a CDS encoding DUF4292 domain-containing protein, with amino-acid sequence MIKVIKPLVLTALISLAVGCKSALKVSGTGELNKEVTAKQLIKENSKQELKFKTFQSKVKIDYMEGTTTQSYGVNLRMEKDKVIWINATLGLARAMITPDEVKYYDKINNQYFEGDYRLLSDLLGIELDFQKVQNLLLAEPIFGLKTNKYVASTHENSYVLQPEEQSAIFELFYLLNPSHFKMDSQQLYQPLSRRMLQIDYKSYQEVGKQIVPEKVHINAVEENEEVTIDLEYKSVSFNEDLRFPFKIPTGFKEIVVNEAN; translated from the coding sequence ATGATAAAAGTTATAAAACCTCTTGTGTTAACTGCGTTAATTAGTCTTGCGGTAGGCTGTAAGTCGGCCTTAAAGGTGAGTGGTACGGGTGAACTCAACAAAGAGGTTACGGCGAAACAACTAATAAAGGAAAATTCCAAGCAGGAATTAAAGTTCAAGACCTTCCAGTCTAAGGTTAAAATTGACTATATGGAAGGGACAACCACTCAATCCTATGGTGTTAATTTACGCATGGAGAAGGATAAAGTTATCTGGATCAATGCTACTTTGGGCCTTGCCAGAGCTATGATAACACCTGATGAAGTGAAGTATTATGATAAAATCAATAATCAGTATTTTGAGGGAGATTATCGGTTGTTGAGCGATTTGTTGGGTATAGAACTCGATTTTCAAAAAGTACAGAACCTTTTATTGGCAGAACCTATTTTTGGTCTGAAAACCAATAAATATGTGGCGTCAACTCATGAAAATTCATATGTGTTACAACCTGAAGAGCAGAGTGCCATTTTTGAATTGTTCTATCTTCTTAATCCTAGTCATTTCAAAATGGACTCCCAACAATTGTATCAACCATTAAGCAGAAGAATGTTGCAAATTGATTATAAAAGCTATCAGGAGGTTGGTAAGCAAATAGTTCCTGAAAAGGTGCATATCAATGCAGTGGAAGAAAATGAAGAAGTAACTATAGACTTGGAGTATAAATCGGTTTCTTTTAACGAAGACCTCCGATTCCCATTTAAAATACCTACCGGATTTAAAGAGATTGTTGTTAATGAGGCAAACTAA
- a CDS encoding lipopolysaccharide assembly protein LapB — MKIKIYGCLFVFGMALCISQKTYAQVDFNKRPDDDLGNVEDAYQEYFFEALKQKGIENYQRSVEALQQCIKIDDSDAVLYFELGKNYNKLKNFGAAEDALKEAISKEPDNEWYLDELYDVYIQQNEVDKAIKTVKQLVKYHPTYSDDLVGLYIKAKKYKNALQLLDELDEKYGVSADRDYMRNEIYNITGDDEERIENLEERLELNPENENNYLKLVYHYSESGDKEKAFKTAKKLLEVNPNSQLVHLALYKFYLEENDVDKAVNSMKIVLTSSAINADAKAKVLNDFVGFVGKHPEYEGELLEVVTLIDNDKSIKTLKELGQYYLKTGDKTKALTYYEEALKEAPNDYNLIKDVLLLQLDLNQNEKAIIKSNEALELYPAQPIFYLINGVANNNLKYSKQAIEMLETGLDYIIEDPKMESDFYRQLSVAYGQQGNSEKAQSFAKKADALKNGQN, encoded by the coding sequence ATGAAAATTAAAATCTACGGTTGCTTATTTGTTTTTGGAATGGCGCTATGCATTTCTCAAAAGACGTATGCCCAAGTAGATTTTAACAAGCGTCCTGATGACGATTTGGGAAATGTTGAGGATGCCTACCAAGAGTACTTTTTTGAAGCGCTGAAGCAAAAAGGCATTGAAAATTACCAACGCTCGGTGGAAGCCTTGCAACAATGCATTAAGATAGACGATTCTGATGCTGTGTTGTATTTTGAACTTGGAAAAAACTACAACAAACTCAAAAACTTTGGAGCTGCCGAGGATGCGCTCAAAGAGGCCATTTCCAAAGAACCCGACAATGAATGGTATTTGGATGAATTGTACGATGTCTACATTCAGCAGAATGAAGTAGACAAAGCCATAAAAACGGTGAAGCAATTGGTGAAATACCACCCCACGTATAGTGATGATCTTGTGGGGCTCTACATAAAGGCCAAAAAGTATAAAAATGCGCTGCAATTGCTGGATGAATTGGATGAAAAGTATGGAGTTAGCGCCGATAGGGATTATATGCGTAATGAAATTTATAACATTACGGGAGATGACGAGGAGCGCATCGAAAACCTAGAAGAACGTTTGGAGCTCAATCCTGAAAACGAAAACAACTACCTAAAATTGGTGTATCATTACAGTGAGAGCGGTGACAAGGAAAAAGCCTTTAAAACAGCTAAAAAATTGTTGGAGGTCAATCCAAATTCGCAGTTGGTACACTTGGCCCTTTATAAGTTTTATTTGGAAGAAAATGATGTGGACAAAGCTGTGAATTCCATGAAAATTGTATTGACCAGTTCTGCGATAAATGCTGATGCCAAAGCAAAAGTGCTGAATGATTTTGTTGGTTTTGTTGGGAAACACCCTGAGTATGAAGGGGAATTGTTGGAGGTGGTCACTTTAATTGACAATGATAAAAGTATCAAGACTCTTAAGGAGTTGGGGCAGTATTATCTTAAAACAGGCGATAAAACCAAGGCTTTGACATATTATGAAGAAGCGTTAAAGGAAGCGCCTAACGATTATAATCTTATCAAAGATGTGTTGTTGTTGCAATTGGATTTAAACCAAAATGAAAAGGCTATTATAAAAAGTAACGAGGCTTTGGAGTTGTATCCGGCTCAACCCATTTTTTATCTTATCAATGGAGTTGCCAATAACAATTTGAAGTATTCCAAACAGGCCATAGAGATGTTGGAAACAGGGTTGGATTATATAATTGAAGACCCAAAAATGGAGTCTGATTTTTACAGGCAATTGAGTGTTGCATATGGCCAACAGGGAAATTCAGAAAAGGCACAATCTTTCGCCAAAAAAGCTGATGCCCTAAAAAATGGACAAAATTAA
- a CDS encoding sugar phosphate nucleotidyltransferase: MKIIVPMAGRGSRLRPHTLTVPKPLIPVAGQPIVHRLVKDIAKVLGEPIEEIAFVLGDPAFFGDDVVESLTKLAESLGAKASIYRQDQPLGTGHAIMSAEPSLSGPAVIAYADTLIRANFNLDPEADAVIWTKKVENPEAYGVVNLNEKEEIIELVEKPKTFVSDQAVIGIYYFKDVAVLKQKLQEVLDENIMNGGEYQINDGIKRMMAEGKVFKTGTVDEWMDCGNKAVTVETNGKMLGFLANDGEEQLISNSVINKNSTIIEPCFIGENVVLNNTTVGPYVSIGNDCVLDNVSVKNSLIQNASIIKNATLDQAMIGNHVVYDGNFKAISIGDYSVLE, translated from the coding sequence ATGAAAATTATCGTACCAATGGCGGGACGTGGCTCCCGATTAAGACCTCATACATTAACCGTTCCAAAACCTTTAATTCCTGTGGCGGGACAGCCTATTGTTCACCGTTTAGTAAAGGACATTGCCAAAGTATTGGGAGAACCAATTGAAGAGATTGCCTTTGTATTGGGAGACCCTGCGTTTTTTGGGGATGATGTTGTTGAAAGCTTGACTAAATTGGCAGAAAGCTTGGGGGCTAAAGCATCCATTTATAGACAAGACCAGCCTTTGGGTACTGGCCATGCCATTATGAGTGCAGAACCTTCACTTTCGGGGCCGGCCGTAATTGCCTATGCCGATACTTTGATTCGCGCCAATTTCAATCTAGATCCAGAAGCCGATGCCGTAATTTGGACGAAAAAGGTGGAGAACCCAGAAGCCTATGGAGTAGTAAACCTAAATGAGAAGGAGGAAATTATAGAGTTGGTTGAAAAGCCGAAAACTTTTGTAAGCGATCAAGCCGTAATTGGCATTTATTACTTTAAGGATGTGGCCGTGTTGAAACAGAAGCTGCAGGAAGTGTTGGATGAAAACATCATGAATGGTGGCGAATACCAAATCAATGATGGTATAAAGCGTATGATGGCCGAAGGCAAGGTGTTTAAAACAGGAACGGTAGATGAGTGGATGGATTGTGGAAATAAGGCCGTAACTGTGGAGACCAATGGTAAAATGTTGGGATTCTTGGCTAATGATGGGGAGGAACAACTGATATCCAATTCTGTTATCAATAAAAATTCAACCATAATCGAACCTTGTTTTATAGGGGAAAATGTGGTGCTTAACAATACAACTGTTGGTCCTTACGTTTCTATTGGAAATGATTGTGTACTGGATAATGTAAGCGTTAAAAATAGTTTAATTCAGAATGCATCAATCATTAAAAATGCTACCTTAGACCAAGCCATGATAGGAAACCATGTGGTATACGATGGTAATTTCAAGGCGATTAGCATTGGTGATTATTCTGTATTGGAATAG
- the dut gene encoding dUTP diphosphatase gives MTIKIINKSSHDLPNYETIASAGMDLRANLSEPRTLKPLERTIVGTGLFIELPIGYEAQVRPRSGLAAKKGITVLNAPGTVDADYRGEVGVILVNLSNEEFTIENGERIAQMVIAKHERAELIPVETLSETARGEGGFGSTGTK, from the coding sequence ATGACTATTAAAATCATCAATAAATCCAGCCATGACTTGCCAAACTACGAAACCATAGCCTCGGCAGGAATGGATTTGCGAGCCAATTTATCAGAACCTCGAACCTTAAAGCCTTTGGAACGTACCATTGTTGGAACCGGTTTGTTTATAGAATTACCGATTGGTTATGAAGCCCAAGTAAGACCAAGAAGTGGTTTGGCGGCCAAAAAAGGAATTACTGTATTGAATGCACCGGGAACCGTAGATGCCGATTATAGAGGTGAAGTGGGAGTGATTTTGGTGAATCTTTCCAATGAAGAGTTTACCATAGAAAATGGTGAGCGTATCGCTCAGATGGTGATTGCAAAACATGAACGTGCCGAATTGATTCCAGTAGAAACGCTTTCTGAAACAGCTCGTGGCGAAGGTGGTTTTGGAAGTACCGGAACCAAATAA
- a CDS encoding polysaccharide biosynthesis C-terminal domain-containing protein — MSGLKSLFKQTFVYGIATVLPRMLSFILVPLYTSEGVLSSVAEYGKVNIIFSYFVLFNVILAYGMETAFFRFFNKDEDRETVTGTSSITLVISSFMFFALAMLFQNQIATLIDIDVTYINLVIWILLLDALVIIPFAWLRANQKPMRYAIIKILNVAINLGLNVFFLLGLKELAVQDSIFEGIYKPNFEINYIFTANLIASGVTLFFMLPFYFRVKFNFNKGLLKQMLKYAFPVLVAGIAFSINETFDRILLDKLLPSNVAETDIGMYSACYKLALFMTLFATAYRLGIEPFFFSHAKTENPQKNYALILEFFVALGSIILLGVVVFADVLKVIVIRSEDYWEAMWIVPIILLANFCLGIYHNLSVWYKITDRTKFGAYVSIIGAVITLVLNFALIPSMSYKGSAIATLSAYAVMMILSYAFGRKYYPIPYNLKKIGLYMSVSILFAFVSFYRFRGNYFVGIALLIVFLGIVVISEKNQIKQFLKK, encoded by the coding sequence TTGAGCGGACTTAAATCACTTTTTAAACAAACATTTGTTTATGGCATTGCGACGGTTTTGCCTAGAATGTTAAGCTTCATATTAGTTCCTTTATATACAAGTGAGGGGGTATTATCCTCGGTGGCAGAGTACGGTAAAGTAAACATCATCTTTTCCTATTTTGTACTCTTCAATGTTATTTTGGCCTATGGTATGGAAACCGCTTTTTTCAGGTTTTTCAACAAGGACGAAGACCGGGAAACGGTAACCGGAACCTCTAGCATTACTTTGGTGATATCTTCTTTTATGTTTTTTGCTCTGGCTATGCTGTTTCAAAACCAGATAGCCACTTTAATAGATATCGATGTTACCTACATCAATTTGGTGATTTGGATTTTGCTTTTGGATGCATTGGTTATTATTCCATTTGCATGGCTAAGGGCCAACCAAAAACCTATGCGCTACGCGATAATTAAAATTTTGAATGTAGCCATTAATTTGGGGTTGAATGTGTTTTTCCTCTTAGGTTTGAAAGAGCTGGCTGTACAAGATTCCATATTTGAGGGCATTTACAAGCCTAACTTTGAAATCAACTATATATTTACTGCCAATTTAATCGCTAGCGGTGTGACCTTGTTTTTTATGCTGCCATTTTACTTTCGTGTAAAGTTCAATTTCAACAAAGGTTTGCTAAAGCAAATGCTGAAATATGCCTTCCCTGTACTTGTTGCCGGAATTGCATTTTCCATCAACGAAACCTTCGACCGTATTTTATTGGACAAACTGTTGCCAAGTAACGTTGCCGAAACCGATATTGGGATGTATTCGGCCTGTTATAAATTGGCCTTGTTCATGACCCTTTTTGCAACTGCATATAGATTGGGAATTGAACCCTTCTTTTTCAGTCATGCCAAAACCGAAAATCCACAGAAAAACTACGCTTTAATTTTGGAGTTTTTTGTTGCCTTGGGATCAATAATTCTGTTGGGAGTTGTGGTCTTTGCCGATGTATTGAAAGTTATTGTCATTAGAAGTGAAGATTATTGGGAAGCCATGTGGATTGTACCCATTATTTTGTTGGCCAATTTCTGTTTGGGGATTTACCATAACCTATCGGTTTGGTACAAAATAACCGACAGGACCAAATTCGGTGCTTATGTGTCCATTATAGGGGCCGTAATTACCTTAGTGCTTAACTTTGCTCTAATCCCAAGTATGAGTTATAAAGGCTCTGCAATTGCGACCTTATCCGCTTATGCCGTAATGATGATTTTGTCCTATGCCTTCGGAAGAAAGTACTATCCAATTCCGTACAATCTCAAAAAAATTGGTCTGTATATGTCGGTGTCTATTCTTTTTGCATTTGTGTCTTTCTACCGATTTAGAGGGAATTATTTTGTTGGAATTGCGCTGTTAATTGTATTTTTGGGCATTGTGGTTATATCCGAAAAAAATCAAATCAAACAATTTCTTAAAAAATAA